The following coding sequences are from one Triticum aestivum cultivar Chinese Spring chromosome 5A, IWGSC CS RefSeq v2.1, whole genome shotgun sequence window:
- the LOC123105694 gene encoding putative methyltransferase C9orf114, translating to MNPACAEAAAAKKSRHKDKKEKKNKRKDTAEHLGGEPATADEEAVHKKKKKKHAKEEEEADSKGKPTVSIAVAGSVIDNAQSLELATLLAGQIARAAAVFRIDEIVVFDSSPPAENGGGGAEDEEESGARFLVRILEYLETPQYLRRRLFPMHKNFKYVGLLPPLDAPHHVRKHEWSEFREGVTLGGDRSKGTLVDVGLSQNVLVEQILEQGKRVTVAMGTNRDLTPACIRKVVPPSSPSEEMGSYWGYKVRYASNLSGVINDSPYKEGYDHIIGTSEHGETIISSELILPSFRHLLIAFGGLAGLEESIEEDPNLNGKGANDVFASYFNTCPNQGSRTIRTEEALLISLQYFQDPIRRAGISN from the exons ATGAATCCGGCATGCGCGGAGGCAGCAGCCGCCAAGAAGTCCCGGCACAAGgacaagaaggagaagaaaaaCAAGCGCAAAGACACCGCGGAGCACCTCGGCGGCGAGCCCGCGACGGCCGACGAGGAAGCCGtccacaagaagaagaagaagaagcacgcgaaggaggaggaggaggcggattcgAAGGGGAAGCCGACGGTGAGCATCGCCGTCGCCGGTTCCGTCATCGACAACGCCCAGTCCCTCGAGCTCGCCACCCTC CTGGCCGGTCAGATAGCCCGCGCGGCGGCCGTATTCCGCATCGACGAGATCGTTGTCTTCGACAGCAGCCCACCTGCggagaacggcggcggcggtgccgaagacgaagaggagAGCGGTGCGCGGTTCCTCGTTCGCATACTGGAGTATCTGGAGACGCCGCAGTACCTGCGCCGCCGTCTCTTCCCAATGCACAAGAACTTTAAATATGTG GGGTTGCTTCCGCCTCTGGACGCGCCGCACCATGTGCGCAAGCATGAGTGGTCTGAATTTCGTGAAG GTGTAACATTGGGCGGGGATCGTTCAAAGGGTACACTTGTTGATGTTGGGTTAAGTCAG AACGTTCTGGTTGAGCAAATCCTAGAACAAGGAAAAAGGGTAACTGTAGCCATGGGAACCAACAGAGACCTTACACCAG CTTGTATAAGGAAAGTCGTTCCTCCGTCCTCACCCAGCGAAGAAATGGGATCATATTGGGGCTATAAAGTCCGCTATGCTTCAAATTTAAGTGGTGTTATCAATGATTCACCATACAAG GAAGGATATGATCATATCATTGGCACTTCTGAGCATGGTGAAACCATTATTTCATCTGAGCTAATCTTACCTTCATTCAG GCACCTTTTAATTGCGTTTGGTGGACTGGCTGGTCTGGAAGAAAGCATCGAAGAGGACCCAAATCTGAAT GGCAAAGGTGCAAATGATGTATTCGCATCTTATTTTAATACATGCCCCAACCAAGGTAGCAGAACAATAAGGACAGAG GAGGCACTTCTCATATCCCTTCAGTACTTCCAAGACCCCATCAGGCGAGCAGGGATATCGAATTAG